In Actinopolyspora saharensis, the genomic window GTCGACTGGCAGCGCACCACTGGGGCTTCGGCGGGGTCGGAGGCGGGGCCGGAGGCTGCTTCGCCGTCGCCGACGACTTCACAGCGGCGAGCGCCCGATCGCTCCGCCGCGGAGCCCGCCGCTGCCCCGGCCGAGGTGGGCGGGCAGCGGATCCTGCCGCTTTCCGATCTGGTTTCCGGAAGACAGGCGGCCGCCCGGTTGGACGAGTGGCTGCGGCTCTCCTTCCGTCAACCCGAGCTGCTGGAACGCCTCGGCACCACGGCACGGCTGGGGGTGCTGCTCAGCGGCCCCTCCGGGGTGGGCAAGGCGACGATGGTTCGTTCGGTAACCGCGGCCGTGGAGGCCGAGCTCGTGGAGCTGAGCGGTCCGAGCGTCGCCGCCCTGGAAGCCGCGACCGCTGCGGAACGGGTTCACGAGGCGGTGCGGCGGGCGCGTGCGGCGGCGAGCCGGAGCGGCGGTTGCGTACTGCTGGTCACTGATGTGGAGGAGCTCCTTCCCGCCGCTGACCCACCGCCGCTTTCCACGGTGGCGCTGGACGCGCTGCGCTCGGCCACGGCCGAGCGCGGGGTGGCGCTCGTGCTCACCAGCGCTTCCCCGCAGGAAGTGGCCCCGGGAGCTCGGGAGCCCGGGCTCGCCGACCGGGAGCTGACCGTCGGTCCTCCCGACGTGTCGACCCGCACCGAGCTGCTCCGGGTGCTGCTCGGGCAGACCCCGCTGCACCGCGATGTGGACGTGGGCCGGCTCGCCGAACGCACCCCCGGTTTCGTCGCCGCCGACCTGGAGGCGTTGTGCGGGGAGGCGGCCGTGCAGGCCGCGCTGCGGCACCGCACCGAGCACGACGTGGAGGAACCCTGCGTGGAGGCCGAGGACTTCGAGCGGGCGCTGTCCTCCGTGCGCCCCATCTCGATGTCCACGACGGACACGCTGCGGACCGGCGATCTCACCCTGGACGACGTCGGGGACATGACCGAGGTCAAGCAGGCGCTGAACGAGACGGTGCTCTGGCCGCTGAGCTACCCGGACTCCTTCGCCAGGCTGGGGGTTCGTCCGTCTCGCGGGGTGCTGCTGCACGGTCCGCCCGGCTGCGGGAAGACCTTCCTGGTGCGGGCGCTGGCCGGTTCTGGCGAGCTCAACGCGATAGCGGTCAAGGGGGCGGAGCTGCTGGACAAGATGGTCGGCGAGTCCGAGCGCGCGGTGCGCGAGCTGTTCGCCAGGGCCGCGGAGGCCGCCCCGACCCTGGTGTTCCTGGACGAGATCGACGCGCTCGCCCCGGTGCGGGGACAGTCCTCCAACTCGGGGGTCACGGACCGGGTGGTGGCCGCGCTGCTGACCGAGCTGGACGGGGTGGAGCCGTTGCGCGACGTCGTGGTGATCGGGGCGACCAACCGGCCCGAGCTGGTGGACCCGGCGCTGCTGCGGCCGGGCAGGCTCGAGCGCTCCATCGGGGTTCCGCCGCCCGACGCGAAGGCGCGGGCCGAGATCCTGCGCTCCGCCAGCAGGAACACCCCGCTGGCTTCCGATGTGGACCCGGAGGTGCTGGCCGAGTCCCTCGAGGGGTACTCGGCCGCCGACTGCTCAGCGCTGATCAGGGAGGCGGCCCTCGCCGCGCTGCGGGAGAGCATGGACGCGACCGAGGTGTCGGCCACGCACGTCGAGGCCGCGCGCTCCCGGGTGCGTCCTTCGCTGTCCGCGGAGCAGCTGGCCGCGTTCGAAGCGTACGAGCAAGGAGGGTGAACGGGCCGCATCTTCGGGTAGGCCCCGCGGCGGCGCTTTGCGTGCGGGGCCGGTTGCTTGGGTGGCCGGGTGGCCGTCACGTGAGTCGGCGCCTTGCTGTGTTGGAGGGCACATCGAGTAGCGGCACGCCCCACGGTGCCCTGCCGCCTTGCAACGCGTCCGACTCACGCACCGGATCTCCTCGTCCTGACCGAGCTGAAGCACCTGCGCTGGGATGCGCCCCCGAGTTGAGCTTCTCGGGATTTCCCTTCGGCGCGCCAGCGCCGAACCCCCGGACAGGAACTCCCAATCGAGGGGGCCACGCCAACGCGAATGCTCTGAGCCCGAGCCATCAGCACCGCCGCGGGTTCTCAGTCGAGTGCCCGGCGAGGACAGCCTCGACGTTGTGTAGGTGCCTACCCGATGTCGAGGATCCCGCAGCCGGGCGCCGAATGAGGTTCCGCCAAGCAACCACCCACGCAGGACGAGCCGTCGACCCTAACTACCCCAGGCCGTCGTAGTTCTTGGTGACTATCACGATAACCCCGGGACTGGCGTCGGATATGCCGTCGAACCTGGGTTCGGTCCGCACGTCGAGTTTCCGCGCCACCGTTTCGGCCTTGGAGCGCTCGCCGGTGTCCGGTCGGTAGTACACGGTCGTGACGGGGATGCGCCCTCCCGAGTAGTTGTTCACCTCGGCCACGTCGAACCCGGCGCCGCGCAGGTCGTCCGCAGCGCGGTGCGCGAGCCCCTCGATCTTGCTGTTGTTGTACACCCGCAGGGAGACGCTCTCGGACTTCCCGGAGGAGTCCGAGCCGCCCTCCCGGGAGCCGGTGTTGTCCGGGCTCCGGTTCTCCGAGGTAACCCGCTGCGGTGGGGAGCTGGGCGCGCTCGACTCCTCGGGGGGTGCTGAGGAGGTGGACTGCTCCGCTTCCTCCGTGTTCTCCCCGCCGTTCTCCGCGCTCTCGGTGGGGCTCGTCCCCGTCGATGTGCTTTCGCTCTCGGAGGCGGTCCGCGAGCTCGTCGCCACCGGTCCGGTGGAGGGTTCGGCCACCGTGTCGCTCTCACCGGCGAACACCGAGGCCGTTCCGAAGACGAGCGCGAGCGCTCCGATTCCTATGAGCGTGAAACCGCCGATCCGCGCTGCGGAGGGGCCGGTGGGGGGTTCTCCGGAGGTCATCAACTACTCCCGTACGGGTCCGGGACGTGTGGGGCCGAGCCGAACGCGGCCGAGCGGCGTTCGCGACGCAGTCGCTTGATCAGCATCGGCTCGCTCCGCATCGCCGCGGGCTTGTCCAGCAGATCATCGAGCAGGTGCCGGTACTCGGACAGGGTGAGCGCGAACAGCTCCCGAACCGCTCGTTCCTTGCTGTCCGTGCCCTTCCACCACTGACGTTCGAAGGCGAGCACTTCGCGCTCACGCTCGGTCAGCTCGTCGGGGCGGACTTCCTCGCCGGTGTCGTCGACCGCGCTCCCCCTGGCCTGTTCGGGAACGCGCTCGATCGGCTGAGTCATAGGTTCGACGGCGCGTAAGTGCCCGCGGGGTCTCTCCTCGGCGGGTCCTTCAGCGCCGGATTCCGATTCGGGTCGCTCGGCGGTGCGCGCGCGCTGCTGGCACTGCCGCGCGATCTCGTGTGCGGTCAACATCTGGGCGGCGTCCATGTCGCACCTCGCCTCACGATCGACTATCCGCACCGGAAGGCACCGGTTCGTGCCCCCTACGCATTACACCATGTCTTGATCAAAACGGGGTCACGTCACGCTCCCGAGTGATGACATCAGCGTGGCGCTCCGCGTCGGCGCGAGGTGCGCCTGCGGTCGTGTTCACCTCGGGGGAACCCTCCGCTCCCGAAGTACCGGATATGGTTTCGCGCATGACCGTCCACCCGATCCGCATCGCGGGCGACCCGGTGCTGTACACCGAGACCCGGCCAGTGACGTCTCACGACGAGCAGTTGCGCACCCTCATCGAGGACATGTTCGAGACCATGGACGCCGCCAACGGCGTGGGGCTCGCTGCCAATCAGATCGGGGTGGATCTGCGCCTGTTCGTCTACGACTGCCCGGACGACGAGGGGGTCAACCACCGCGGGGTGGTCGTCAACCCGCGCCTGGAGACCTCGGAGGTGCCGTTGACCATGCCCGATCCGGACGAGGACTGGGAGGGGTGCCTCTCCGTGCCGGGCGAGTCCTTCCCCACCGGACGCGCCGACTGGGCCAGGGTTCGGGGAACCGACGGCGACGGTGCGGAGAT contains:
- a CDS encoding AAA family ATPase; protein product: MSTTSSITLTARLTNSAAENRRGVLRLHPEVLDALGLSSLDAVRITGSSDTVALAASTRIGESTGAVLVDDIILRNAGATEGSTLLVTPERVHTARSITVSGSRMATASISPETLRLALTGKVLLAGDAVSLLPQDLIGGTTGAAGAVRGRLSASFGSTWTNELVTIAATDPAGAVAVRPGTLVDWQRTTGASAGSEAGPEAASPSPTTSQRRAPDRSAAEPAAAPAEVGGQRILPLSDLVSGRQAAARLDEWLRLSFRQPELLERLGTTARLGVLLSGPSGVGKATMVRSVTAAVEAELVELSGPSVAALEAATAAERVHEAVRRARAAASRSGGCVLLVTDVEELLPAADPPPLSTVALDALRSATAERGVALVLTSASPQEVAPGAREPGLADRELTVGPPDVSTRTELLRVLLGQTPLHRDVDVGRLAERTPGFVAADLEALCGEAAVQAALRHRTEHDVEEPCVEAEDFERALSSVRPISMSTTDTLRTGDLTLDDVGDMTEVKQALNETVLWPLSYPDSFARLGVRPSRGVLLHGPPGCGKTFLVRALAGSGELNAIAVKGAELLDKMVGESERAVRELFARAAEAAPTLVFLDEIDALAPVRGQSSNSGVTDRVVAALLTELDGVEPLRDVVVIGATNRPELVDPALLRPGRLERSIGVPPPDAKARAEILRSASRNTPLASDVDPEVLAESLEGYSAADCSALIREAALAALRESMDATEVSATHVEAARSRVRPSLSAEQLAAFEAYEQGG
- a CDS encoding LytR C-terminal domain-containing protein, with the translated sequence MTSGEPPTGPSAARIGGFTLIGIGALALVFGTASVFAGESDTVAEPSTGPVATSSRTASESESTSTGTSPTESAENGGENTEEAEQSTSSAPPEESSAPSSPPQRVTSENRSPDNTGSREGGSDSSGKSESVSLRVYNNSKIEGLAHRAADDLRGAGFDVAEVNNYSGGRIPVTTVYYRPDTGERSKAETVARKLDVRTEPRFDGISDASPGVIVIVTKNYDGLG
- a CDS encoding DUF3263 domain-containing protein; the encoded protein is MTQPIERVPEQARGSAVDDTGEEVRPDELTEREREVLAFERQWWKGTDSKERAVRELFALTLSEYRHLLDDLLDKPAAMRSEPMLIKRLRRERRSAAFGSAPHVPDPYGSS
- a CDS encoding peptide deformylase — encoded protein: MTVHPIRIAGDPVLYTETRPVTSHDEQLRTLIEDMFETMDAANGVGLAANQIGVDLRLFVYDCPDDEGVNHRGVVVNPRLETSEVPLTMPDPDEDWEGCLSVPGESFPTGRADWARVRGTDGDGAEIEVEGTGHFARCLQHETDHLDGRLYLSRLTGRHVRAAKKMLKRNGWTEAGHSWNPESDPDPFSD